A section of the Ictalurus punctatus breed USDA103 chromosome 8, Coco_2.0, whole genome shotgun sequence genome encodes:
- the sqstm1 gene encoding sequestosome-1 → MSVTVKAYLLGKDDCHKEIRRFAVDQDVSTSFEYLSRKVVDVFANLRNVAFQMYYRDEDGDMIAFSTDDELMMGLTMVKDDTFRIFIKEKKEHKRDFPHHMDQGFPFHTAPGPHHMGPPGHPHMGPHHMGPPFHHQPMVHPGVTCDGCEGQVVGTRFKCTTCPDYDLCCTCQAKGLHKEHALLPIFHPMANMHEWFPRGKFWRKMRHCMWAQAQNQAQNQAQAQNQAPAQNQAQSGPSGCQPGSQQANSQEGQAQNGTSSAQANMEYLKNIGEGVAALLSPLGIDVDIDVEHEGKKAKVTPSPSASSGPPSGRSDGSPGGLSKGADGGPSSVGSTNGGPKDQKDQNNDEEWTHLSSKEVDPSTGELQSLRMEVDGANENPAPLSHSSTLNPGPSGLREAALYPHLPQDADPRLVESLSQMLSMGFTDEGGWLTRLLHTKNFDIGAALDTIQYAKSPGQRK, encoded by the exons ATGTCGGTGACCGTGAAGGCTTACCTGCTCGGGAAAGATGACTGTCATAAGGAGATCCGTCGCTTCGCAGTCGATCAGGACGTCTCGACAAGTTTCGAGTACTTGAGTCGTAAGGTGGTGGATGTTTTCGCAAACCTCCGCAATGTCGCCTTCCAGATGTACTACAGAG ATGAGGATGGAGACATGATTGCTTTCTCTACTGATGATGAGCTCATGATGGGACTGACTATGGTGAAGGACGATACCTTCCGCATTTTCATCAAGG aaaaaaaggagcACAAGCGTGACTTCCCACATCATATGGATCAAGGGTTCCCCTTCCACACTGCTCCAGGACCACATCACATGGGTCCTCCAGGACACCCTCATATGGGTCCACACCATATGGGTCCACCTTTTCACCACCAACCCATGGTTCACCCCGGTGTGACTTGTGATGGTTGTGAGGGACAAGTGGTTGGGACCCGATTCAAGTGCACCACGTGCCCTGATTATGACCTGTGCTGCACCTGCCAGGCCAAGGGCCTCCACAAGGAACATGCTCTCCTGCCCATTTTTCACCCCATGGCCAATATGCACGAG TGGTTTCCTCGTGGCAAATTTTGGCGCAAGATGAGGCACTGCATGTGGGCCCAGGCTCAGAACCAGGCTCAAAACCAGGCCCAGGCTCAAAACCAGGCTCCGGCTCAGAACCAGGCCCAGTCCGGACCATCTGGATGCCAGCCAGGCTCCCAGCAGGCTAACTCGCAGGAAGGCCAAGCTCAAAATG GCACCTCATCTGCTCAGGCCAATATGGAGTACCTGAAGAACATTGGAGAGGGTGTGGCTGCCTTGCTCAGCCCCCTTG GTATCGACGTGGACATTGATGTAGAGCACGAGGGCAAGAAGGCCAAAGTGACACCATCTCCTTCTGCATCGAGTGGACCTCCTAGTGGCCGGAGCGATGGTAGCCCTGGAGGCCTTTCCAAGGGTGCAGATGGAGGTCCAAGCAGTGTAGGGAGTACCAACGGGGGACCGAAG GATCAGAAAGACCAAAATAACGATGAAGAGTGGACCCATCTGAGCTCAAAGGAGGTGGACCCGTCCACAGGCGAGCTCCAGTCGCTGAGGATGGAGGTGGATGGAGCAAACGAGAACCCTGCTCCACTCAGCCACAGCTCCACCCTTAACCCAGGCCCCAGTGGTTTACGTGAGGCTGCCCTCTATCCACACCTGCCTCAAG ACGCTGACCCTCGGCTGGTGGAGTCTCTGTCCCAGATGCTCTCCATGGGCTTCACAGATGAAGGTGGTTGGCTGACCAGGCTGCTCCACA